The following proteins come from a genomic window of Rhodoligotrophos sp. CJ14:
- a CDS encoding enoyl-CoA hydratase, whose product MTHGSSMLASTNRPLVSTSLNEGVLRVVLDRPEQRNSLSEGMIAALQNVIEMAEREREVRVVVIAAEGPAFSAGHDLKEVIAHRRDDDGGTAYFTWLMDQCSRMMQSVVACPKPVIAEVAGVATAAGCQLVASCDLAVAADTARFATPGVNIGLFCSTPMIPISRSVAPKHAMEMLLTGDFIDAAHALRIGLVNKVVPSYRLTDETMALATKIASKSWATIALGKQAFYQQRNMPLDQAYAYGSAVMVENMRLQDAEEGISAFIEKRAPQWQDR is encoded by the coding sequence GTGACACACGGCTCATCAATGCTTGCCTCCACCAACCGACCGCTCGTCTCAACCAGCCTCAACGAAGGCGTGCTGCGCGTCGTGCTCGATCGGCCGGAGCAGCGCAACAGTCTGTCCGAAGGCATGATCGCGGCGCTGCAGAACGTGATCGAGATGGCCGAGCGGGAGAGAGAGGTGCGGGTCGTGGTGATCGCGGCTGAAGGGCCAGCATTCAGCGCCGGCCATGATCTCAAGGAAGTGATCGCACATCGCCGGGATGACGATGGCGGGACCGCCTATTTCACGTGGCTGATGGATCAATGCTCGCGAATGATGCAGAGCGTCGTTGCCTGTCCCAAGCCGGTGATCGCCGAGGTTGCGGGGGTTGCGACCGCTGCCGGGTGCCAGCTGGTGGCAAGCTGTGATCTGGCTGTTGCCGCCGATACCGCCCGGTTCGCCACGCCCGGGGTCAATATCGGCCTATTCTGTTCAACGCCGATGATCCCCATATCGCGGAGCGTGGCGCCCAAGCACGCCATGGAAATGCTGCTCACCGGCGATTTCATCGATGCGGCGCATGCCTTGCGTATCGGGCTCGTCAACAAGGTGGTTCCCAGCTATCGGCTGACCGACGAAACCATGGCGCTTGCCACCAAGATCGCGAGCAAGTCGTGGGCCACGATCGCGCTGGGCAAGCAGGCATTCTATCAGCAGCGCAATATGCCTCTCGACCAGGCCTATGCCTATGGCTCGGCGGTGATGGTGGAGAATATGCGGCTGCAGGATGCCGAAGAGGGCATCTCAGCCTTCATTGAAAAACGCGCGCCGCAGTGGCAGGACCGCTGA
- a CDS encoding CoA-binding protein produces MDHENYSPHYLRSILNGVKTIALVGASSNPIRPSYFVLKYLTEKGYTVFPVNPREQVAEIHGRKVYASLRDIPEPIDMVDIFRNSEAAGPVTDEAVAIGAKVVWMQLGVRNDDAAARAEAAGLKVVMNRCPKMEYAKLCGEWSWVGGNPGRISTKRPQLSGNRVQSLSIKERAGY; encoded by the coding sequence ATGGATCACGAGAATTATTCACCCCATTACCTCCGTTCCATTCTGAACGGCGTAAAGACCATCGCCCTGGTGGGGGCAAGCTCCAATCCAATCAGGCCGTCCTATTTCGTTCTGAAATATCTGACGGAGAAGGGATATACGGTTTTTCCCGTCAATCCGCGCGAGCAGGTGGCGGAGATCCATGGCCGCAAGGTTTATGCCTCGCTGCGGGACATCCCTGAGCCGATCGACATGGTCGATATTTTCCGCAATTCGGAGGCCGCAGGCCCGGTGACGGATGAAGCGGTCGCCATCGGCGCCAAGGTCGTGTGGATGCAGCTCGGGGTGCGCAATGACGATGCTGCGGCCCGGGCGGAGGCGGCCGGTCTCAAAGTGGTGATGAACCGCTGCCCCAAGATGGAATATGCGAAGCTGTGCGGCGAGTGGAGCTGGGTCGGCGGAAATCCGGGGCGCATCTCCACAAAGCGGCCACAGCTTTCCGGCAACCGGGTCCAAAGCCTGTCGATCAAGGAACGCGCAGGCTATTAG